The Urocitellus parryii isolate mUroPar1 chromosome 6, mUroPar1.hap1, whole genome shotgun sequence genome includes a window with the following:
- the Zbtb42 gene encoding zinc finger and BTB domain-containing protein 42, whose translation MEFPEHSGRLLGRLRQQRELGFLCDCTVLVGDARFPAHRAVLAACSVYFHLFYRDLPAGNRDTVRLNGDIVTAPAFGRLLDFMYEGRLDLCSLPVEDVLAAASYLHMYDIVKVCKGRLKEKDRELDLQTPAPGAELPGRPPCPLSAWTPDVCPAAQKAKLPRVGIKAATGPPPWQALGQSEGALDLSLKPGPRQEPVHPPFILQTPLRSRMQQGAQPLVKEEQNSLPEQEDRSVLQNPCIPPQPASVPAARDLAVDLEPLPILGAGSQELEQDAERVVGMEELGPGGHLCICPLCCKLFPSAHALQLHLSAHFRERDSARARFSPDSAVPTCTLCSKTFSCTYTLKRHERTHSGEKPYTCVQCGKSFQYSHNLSRHAVVHTREKPHACRWCERRFTQSGDLYRHIRKFHCGLVKSLLV comes from the coding sequence ATGGAGTTCCCGGAGCACAGCGGCCGGCTGCTGGGCCGCCTGAGGCAGCAGCGCGAACTGGGCTTCCTGTGCGACTGCACCGTGCTGGTGGGCGACGCGCGCTTCCCTGCCCACCGCGCGGTGCTGGCAGCTTGCAGCGTTTACTTCCATCTCTTCTACAGGGACCTCCCGGCAGGCAACCGCGACACGGTGCGGCTCAACGGCGACATCGTGACGGCGCCCGCCTTTGGCCGTCTGCTGGACTTCATGTACGAGGGCCGCCTGGACCTGTGCAGCCTGCCTGTGGAAGACGTGCTGGCGGCAGCCAGCTACCTGCACATGTATGACATTGTAAAGGTCTGCAAGGGCAGGCTGAAGGAGAAGGACCGGGAGCTGGACCTGCAGACCCCTGCGCCTGGGGCAGAGCTTCCTGGCAGGCCACCATGTCCCCTGTCTGCATGGACCCCTGATGTCTGCCCAGCTGCCCAGAAGGCCAAGCTTCCTAGAGTAGGGATCAAAGCTGCAACTGGGCCTCCTCCTTGGCAGGCCCTAGGACAGTCAGAGGGGGCCCTGGACCTGTCCTTGAAGCCTGGCCCAAGACAGGAGCCAGTCCATCCACCCTTCATCCTACAGACACCCCTCCGCAGCCGGATGCAGCAAGGGGCCCAACCACTGGTGAAGGAGGAGCAGAATTCACTGCCTGAACAGGAAGATAGAAGTGTCCTTCAGAACCCCTGCATCCCGCCACAGCCAGCCAGCGTTCCTGCAGCCCGGGATCTGGCTGTGGACTTGGAGCCGCTGCCCATCCTTGGGGCAGGCAGCCAGGAGCTCGAGCAGGATGCTGAGCGGGTGGTGGGCATGGAGGAGCTGGGCCCTGGGGGGCATCTCTGCATCTGCCCACTGTGCTGCAAGCTGTTCCCCAGTGCCCATGCACTCCAGCTGCATCTCAGTGCTCACTTCCGTGAGCGGGATAGTGCCCGGGCCCGGTTCTCACCCGACAGCGCTGTGCCCACATGCACGCTCTGCAGCAAGACCTTCTCATGCACGTACACCCTGAAGAGGCATGAGCGGACACACTCGGGGGAGAAACCCTACACGTGTGTGCAGTGCGGCAAGAGCTTCCAGTACTCCCACAACCTGAGCCGGCATGCCGTGGTCCACACCCGCGAGAAGCCACACGCCTGCCGCTGGTGTGAGCGCCGTTTCACGCAGTCTGGGGACCTATACCGCCACATCCGCAAGTTCCACTGTGGCCTTGTCAAGTCCCTGCTGGTGTGA